The following proteins are encoded in a genomic region of Streptomyces gobiensis:
- a CDS encoding carbohydrate ABC transporter permease, whose amino-acid sequence MSVSTDVSADVSASATKARPTVPAVAARVAKLASGSVLRVFLILIALFWLTPTAGLLLSSFRDPADIASSGWWTTLGDWSQLTATNYQSLLENDAITNSLMTTVVITLPSTALVVFVGALAGYAFAWLDFPGRDWWFLAVVGLLVVPVQVALIPVAKLFNVIGLFETTPGVVIFHTAFGLPFAIFLLRNFFAEIPRELLEAARLDGAGEIRLFTRVVMPLGGPAIASLGIFQFLWVWNDMLVALIFADAGSPPITVALQQQVRQFGNNIDVLAPGAFVSMLIPLAVFFAFQRQFISGVMAGAVK is encoded by the coding sequence ATGAGCGTGAGTACGGATGTGAGTGCGGATGTAAGTGCGAGTGCCACCAAGGCAAGGCCAACGGTGCCAGCGGTCGCTGCCCGGGTAGCCAAGCTGGCCAGCGGCAGTGTGCTGCGGGTCTTTCTGATTCTGATCGCGCTCTTCTGGCTGACGCCGACGGCTGGGCTGCTGCTGTCCTCCTTCCGTGACCCGGCGGATATCGCATCCTCTGGCTGGTGGACCACGCTGGGCGACTGGTCGCAGCTCACCGCCACCAACTACCAGTCGCTGCTGGAGAACGACGCCATCACCAACTCCCTGATGACCACCGTCGTGATCACCCTGCCCTCCACGGCACTGGTGGTGTTCGTCGGGGCGCTGGCGGGCTACGCCTTCGCCTGGCTGGACTTCCCGGGGCGGGACTGGTGGTTCCTGGCGGTTGTCGGTCTGCTGGTGGTACCGGTGCAGGTGGCGCTGATTCCGGTCGCCAAGCTCTTCAATGTAATCGGGCTCTTTGAGACAACGCCCGGTGTGGTCATCTTCCACACCGCGTTCGGGCTGCCCTTCGCCATCTTCCTGCTGCGCAACTTCTTCGCGGAGATCCCGCGTGAGCTCCTGGAAGCCGCACGGCTGGATGGTGCGGGCGAGATCCGGCTCTTCACCCGGGTCGTGATGCCGCTGGGCGGACCGGCGATCGCCTCGCTCGGCATCTTCCAGTTCCTGTGGGTGTGGAACGACATGCTGGTCGCGCTGATCTTCGCGGACGCCGGCAGCCCTCCCATCACCGTCGCCCTGCAACAGCAGGTCCGCCAGTTCGGCAACAACATCGATGTCCTCGCGCCCGGCGCGTTCGTCTCGATGCTGATCCCGCTTGCGGTGTTCTTCGCTTTCCAACGGCAATTCATCTCCGGCGTCATGGCCGGCGCAGTGAAGTAA
- a CDS encoding serine/threonine-protein kinase gives MRPVGSKYLLEEPLGRGATGTVWRARQRETAGAEAAVAGQPGETVAIKVLKEELANDADVVMRFLRERSVLLRLTHENIVRTRDLVVEGDLLALVMDLVEGPDLHRYLRENGPLTPLGAALLTAQVADALAASHADGVVHRDLKPANVLLADGDQGMRPMLTDFGIARLADSPGLTRTHEFVGTPAYVAPESAEGKPQTSAVDVYGAGILLYELLTGRPPFGGGTALEVLHRHLSEQPRRPDQVPEPLWTVIEHCLRKSPEERPSAEALARGLRTVAGGLTPNATPEQRGAALGVAALLAPDPRPTTVPGSGEGQTGAADPTQVLPTGGSYDPSAATSVMPQTGGADPTAVMPSQPEDPHPWQNQLRAARDRNEQTQVQPLDPSQDPLRRRPTRRPARPAASPQRYAPPPPQQPQHQRYEPQRPPARQPAPPRQPRQRSANPMRIPGLGCLKGCLFMILIMVVIVALIWNFTPVPEWVAQGRSFWQAATDWFNSVQDFFSN, from the coding sequence GTGCGGCCGGTAGGCAGTAAATACCTGCTCGAGGAACCGCTCGGACGCGGCGCCACGGGCACCGTCTGGCGAGCTCGTCAGAGGGAGACAGCGGGTGCCGAGGCGGCCGTGGCCGGGCAGCCCGGCGAGACGGTCGCGATCAAGGTCCTCAAGGAGGAGCTGGCCAACGACGCGGATGTGGTGATGCGCTTCCTGCGCGAGCGCTCCGTGCTGCTGCGGCTCACCCACGAGAACATCGTCCGCACCCGCGACCTGGTGGTCGAGGGCGACCTCCTCGCCCTCGTCATGGACCTGGTCGAGGGCCCCGACCTGCATCGCTACCTCCGGGAGAACGGGCCCCTCACCCCCCTCGGTGCGGCCCTGCTCACCGCCCAGGTCGCCGACGCCCTCGCCGCCAGCCATGCCGACGGCGTGGTGCACCGCGACCTCAAGCCCGCCAACGTTCTGCTGGCCGACGGGGATCAGGGCATGCGGCCGATGCTCACCGACTTCGGCATCGCCCGTCTCGCCGACTCCCCGGGACTGACCCGCACCCATGAGTTCGTCGGCACCCCCGCCTATGTCGCGCCGGAGTCCGCCGAGGGCAAGCCGCAGACCTCCGCCGTCGATGTCTACGGCGCGGGCATCCTGCTCTATGAACTCCTCACCGGGCGGCCCCCGTTTGGCGGCGGCACCGCCTTGGAGGTGCTGCACCGGCATCTGAGTGAGCAGCCGCGGCGCCCGGATCAGGTGCCCGAGCCCCTGTGGACCGTTATCGAGCACTGTCTGCGCAAGAGCCCCGAGGAACGGCCCAGCGCGGAGGCGCTGGCCCGTGGGCTCCGTACGGTGGCCGGCGGCCTCACACCGAACGCCACGCCCGAGCAGCGCGGCGCCGCGCTCGGTGTGGCCGCGCTGCTCGCCCCGGACCCGCGCCCCACGACCGTTCCGGGCAGTGGGGAAGGCCAGACCGGGGCCGCCGACCCCACCCAGGTGCTGCCCACCGGCGGTTCGTACGACCCGAGCGCGGCGACCAGCGTCATGCCGCAGACCGGCGGCGCCGACCCCACCGCCGTCATGCCGTCACAGCCGGAGGACCCGCACCCCTGGCAGAACCAGCTGCGCGCCGCCCGGGACCGCAATGAGCAGACCCAGGTCCAGCCGCTGGACCCGAGCCAGGACCCACTGCGCCGTCGGCCCACCCGCCGTCCCGCCCGCCCTGCGGCATCGCCGCAGCGTTACGCACCGCCGCCGCCTCAGCAGCCGCAGCACCAGCGCTACGAGCCACAGCGGCCCCCGGCTCGGCAGCCCGCCCCGCCGCGCCAGCCTCGGCAGCGCAGTGCCAATCCGATGCGGATTCCAGGGCTCGGCTGCCTCAAGGGCTGCCTCTTCATGATCCTGATCATGGTTGTGATCGTGGCGCTCATCTGGAACTTCACCCCGGTCCCGGAGTGGGTGGCACAGGGCAGGAGCTTCTGGCAGGCAGCCACGGACTGGTTCAACTCGGTCCAGGACTTCTTCAGTAATTAG
- a CDS encoding FHA domain-containing protein: MPNQIRLTVLGPRGGPGERGECDVLVTAPAGTVLAAVTGGLATAFAAASGTAGAGDTVAVYAGAERLDPQRQVIGEAPLVDGAVLSLYGPSEQPASPSPGGTRLHVAAGPDAGGVHLLHGGQIRIGRSAEADVPLDDPDVSRLHCVVTVTETGAVTVTDLGSTNGTTVDGAAVLDRPVPLRPGAALRLGETVLRLRAERLGEESGPTGEGPGPAMPGPGGETGGGTGGTGGTGGTDPAGGAGGTDGTASDRSRRPTPLRGTAAPFAPQETEEHGFARPEAGPASDARRGRGGIGAWARRFAGKRLDSERTVRTVRMDPTSHTTGELAPPPPAAVPAPDDGRWPDPAEVLLTALGPGPRLWERGIGHPDALTVRLGTAHHGAQPDAPVTVGLREAGSLGLAGPRARLLPLARSVLAQLAVLHPPSALEIVLLAPGRGRETQDWSWLGWLPQLRPARGQDCRLLFAFDRDQATARTSELARRLEESEQPPGPATVLVVDGDPGTAALRETVTRLTTSGPPAGVHVLCLAETPAATPSSPLADTLATAQETSPAFRECGTVALLSGAVATAVRVVRRGGAPAGEVATVDGVSAAWAQRFARALAPLTEPEPTGEAATAAHPATALPTSSRLLDELGLARATPAALLARWTAADHNCGASLVFGAGTRGPVGADLAADRSHLFISGASGSGKTELLRSLAAAMAAGERPERLSLILIDGGGDGLRVCGELPHVSKYLGPGDPVRMREFAQELSGELKRRAELLGGRQYETYVQESGTSQGPPPRLVVLVDDFDVLVDPALGNPGRPAAGSVVRALEAVARDGVRLGVHLIAATGRPDRTAQTVADQGAAMRVSIGGDPETAESLPGRGVLHRPDGSMVPFQGGRVTGRIPRTATLRPTVVPLDWARAGDPPSRRPVRELGNGPTDLALLVSAMERAARESTPPLSR, from the coding sequence ATGCCGAACCAGATCCGGCTCACTGTCCTCGGGCCGCGCGGCGGTCCCGGGGAGCGCGGCGAATGCGATGTGCTGGTCACAGCCCCCGCGGGAACCGTGCTAGCGGCCGTGACAGGCGGTCTTGCTACGGCCTTCGCCGCAGCGTCCGGCACCGCGGGCGCCGGTGACACGGTCGCCGTGTACGCCGGTGCGGAGCGGCTTGACCCACAGCGCCAAGTGATCGGCGAAGCCCCGCTCGTAGATGGCGCGGTGCTGTCGCTGTACGGACCGTCAGAGCAGCCCGCCTCACCCTCGCCGGGCGGAACGCGGCTTCATGTGGCCGCCGGACCGGACGCGGGCGGCGTCCATCTGCTGCACGGCGGTCAGATCCGGATCGGCCGCTCGGCCGAGGCGGATGTGCCGCTGGACGACCCGGATGTCTCCCGGCTGCACTGCGTGGTGACCGTGACGGAGACCGGCGCGGTGACGGTGACAGATCTGGGCTCCACCAATGGCACCACCGTTGACGGCGCCGCGGTCCTGGACCGCCCGGTGCCGCTGCGCCCCGGGGCGGCGCTGCGGCTGGGCGAGACGGTGCTGCGGCTGCGGGCGGAACGGCTGGGCGAGGAGTCCGGGCCAACGGGTGAGGGGCCCGGTCCAGCGATGCCGGGCCCGGGCGGTGAGACGGGCGGCGGTACAGGCGGTACGGGCGGTACGGGCGGTACAGACCCTGCGGGCGGCGCGGGCGGTACGGACGGGACGGCGAGCGACCGCAGCCGTCGGCCCACCCCGCTGCGCGGCACGGCGGCACCCTTCGCACCGCAGGAGACCGAGGAGCACGGCTTCGCCCGGCCGGAGGCCGGCCCGGCATCGGACGCCCGGCGTGGACGCGGCGGCATAGGCGCCTGGGCCCGCCGGTTCGCCGGGAAGCGACTGGATTCCGAGCGTACGGTCCGTACGGTCCGGATGGACCCGACAAGCCACACCACCGGCGAGCTGGCCCCGCCCCCGCCGGCCGCCGTACCCGCGCCGGATGACGGCCGCTGGCCGGATCCGGCGGAAGTGCTGCTGACCGCGCTCGGCCCCGGGCCCCGGCTCTGGGAGCGCGGCATCGGCCACCCCGACGCGCTGACCGTACGGCTGGGCACCGCACACCATGGCGCACAGCCGGACGCGCCGGTGACGGTCGGGCTGCGGGAAGCCGGTTCGCTGGGGCTGGCCGGACCACGGGCCCGGCTGCTGCCGCTGGCCCGCTCGGTGCTCGCCCAGCTCGCCGTGCTGCATCCGCCCAGCGCCCTGGAAATCGTGCTGCTCGCCCCCGGCCGTGGGCGGGAGACTCAGGACTGGTCGTGGCTCGGCTGGCTGCCGCAGCTGCGTCCGGCCCGGGGGCAGGACTGCCGACTGCTGTTCGCCTTCGACCGCGACCAGGCCACAGCCCGCACCAGTGAGCTGGCGCGACGGCTGGAGGAGAGCGAGCAGCCGCCTGGGCCGGCCACCGTGCTGGTGGTCGACGGCGACCCGGGCACGGCCGCGCTGCGGGAAACCGTGACCCGGCTCACCACCAGCGGCCCCCCTGCCGGGGTGCATGTGCTGTGCCTGGCCGAGACCCCGGCGGCGACGCCCTCCTCCCCGCTCGCCGACACGCTGGCCACTGCGCAGGAGACCTCTCCCGCCTTCCGGGAATGCGGCACCGTCGCGCTGCTGAGCGGCGCCGTCGCCACCGCGGTCCGGGTGGTCCGCCGGGGCGGCGCCCCGGCTGGCGAGGTGGCGACCGTGGACGGTGTCTCGGCCGCCTGGGCCCAGCGCTTCGCCCGTGCCCTGGCACCGCTGACCGAGCCGGAACCCACCGGCGAGGCCGCCACGGCAGCCCATCCGGCCACCGCGCTGCCGACGAGCTCACGGCTCCTGGACGAGCTGGGCCTGGCCCGCGCCACCCCGGCCGCGCTGCTGGCCCGCTGGACGGCGGCCGACCACAACTGCGGGGCCAGCCTGGTCTTCGGCGCGGGCACCCGGGGACCGGTCGGCGCGGATCTGGCGGCCGACCGCAGCCATCTGTTCATCAGCGGCGCGAGCGGCAGCGGCAAGACGGAGCTGCTGCGCTCGCTGGCGGCCGCGATGGCCGCGGGCGAGCGGCCCGAGCGGCTCAGTCTCATACTCATCGACGGCGGCGGCGACGGGCTGCGGGTCTGCGGTGAGCTGCCGCACGTATCGAAGTATCTGGGGCCGGGCGACCCGGTGCGGATGCGGGAGTTCGCGCAGGAGCTCAGCGGTGAGCTCAAGCGGCGGGCGGAGCTGCTGGGTGGGCGGCAGTACGAGACGTACGTCCAGGAGAGCGGCACATCGCAGGGTCCCCCGCCACGGCTGGTGGTGCTCGTCGACGACTTCGATGTCCTGGTGGACCCCGCGCTGGGCAACCCGGGCCGGCCGGCCGCCGGTTCGGTCGTACGGGCGCTGGAGGCCGTGGCCCGGGACGGGGTGCGGCTGGGGGTGCACCTGATAGCGGCCACCGGTCGCCCGGATCGTACGGCGCAGACGGTGGCCGATCAGGGGGCGGCGATGCGGGTGTCCATAGGAGGTGACCCGGAGACGGCGGAGTCACTGCCGGGACGTGGCGTGCTGCACCGGCCGGACGGCTCGATGGTCCCCTTCCAGGGGGGCCGGGTGACGGGGCGTATTCCCCGTACCGCCACCCTGCGGCCCACGGTGGTGCCGCTGGACTGGGCCCGCGCCGGTGATCCGCCGTCCCGGCGGCCCGTCCGTGAGCTGGGTAACGGGCCGACGGATCTGGCTCTGCTGGTCAGTGCGATGGAGCGGGCGGCGCGGGAAAGCACGCCGCCGCTTTCCCGTTAG
- a CDS encoding bifunctional glycosyltransferase/CDP-glycerol:glycerophosphate glycerophosphotransferase has translation MPRFSIIVPAHHVQAYLPECLDSVLTQSFTDLELIAVDDHSPDACGEILDEAAAADPRVTVLHLPANAGPGLARNAGMARATGDYLLFLDSDDTLAPGALQAIADRLFDTAEPDVLAFGHVRTFWHGGSDRGGRVGPLAQRDPQVFQLKDRPALLRLPPVVWNKAYRREFIEEHGFAFSPGAYEGTPWTWCTLLTAEAVTVLDRVCVLHRQRRQGGLLAAQSRRHFDVFAQYDRVFAFLEDRPELACWQAVLYRRMTDHLTAVFLAPGELPRSCRAEFFRRSSKQCLRHQSAAGRTSLRHLLVRLGARRTFQLLWAVAGLRRRIRDVGRSLRSAALRLHYRLQCHRRLDPALAVFSSPGREGYTGDPAAIEAKARELVPGLRTAWVADPEHADTLPHGVRPLHPGSAAYWTALARATYLVTDGEGEPGLRKRPGQTLLQTHRGTPLGRMGLDLQDHPVTVADLDVPGLLERIDTWDYSLSGNRHSTLAWERAYPGGYTTLEYGAPRNDVFHTATASDVARVRAELGIPEGTTAILYAPVHRDYLRGGRSVGLAGLNPRRLARALGPGFVVLDAAAHRSLARLCLAADALITDYAPVMFDYANLDRPIVIHAEDWETYRTTRGTYFDLPSAPPGPVAQDLQTLVSIFRSGAWRAPGASALRAAFRARFCPYDDGFAADRAVRAIFMDGAGLAPVVPLELRRPAPSRPRGRGRVIPPAQPRAGVRQPVRM, from the coding sequence GTGCCCCGCTTCAGCATCATCGTCCCCGCCCACCATGTGCAGGCATACCTGCCCGAGTGCCTGGACTCCGTGCTCACCCAGTCCTTCACCGATCTAGAGCTGATCGCAGTGGATGACCACTCACCCGATGCCTGCGGTGAGATCCTCGACGAGGCCGCTGCCGCCGACCCCCGAGTGACCGTGCTGCACCTTCCGGCCAACGCCGGCCCGGGTCTGGCCCGTAACGCCGGAATGGCACGGGCCACCGGCGACTATCTGCTCTTCCTGGACAGCGATGACACCCTCGCCCCCGGCGCGCTGCAAGCCATCGCCGACCGGCTCTTCGACACCGCCGAACCGGATGTGCTGGCCTTCGGCCATGTACGGACGTTCTGGCACGGAGGCAGCGACCGGGGCGGCCGTGTCGGGCCGCTGGCCCAGCGCGATCCGCAGGTCTTCCAGCTGAAGGACCGCCCCGCGCTGCTGCGGCTGCCACCGGTCGTATGGAACAAGGCGTACCGCCGTGAGTTCATCGAGGAGCACGGTTTCGCCTTCTCGCCCGGCGCGTACGAGGGCACGCCCTGGACGTGGTGCACACTGCTCACCGCCGAGGCGGTGACGGTGCTGGACCGGGTCTGTGTGCTGCACCGGCAGCGCCGCCAGGGCGGTCTGCTGGCCGCCCAGAGCCGCCGTCACTTCGATGTCTTCGCCCAGTACGACCGGGTCTTCGCCTTCCTTGAGGACCGGCCCGAACTGGCCTGCTGGCAGGCGGTGCTGTACCGCCGGATGACCGACCACCTCACCGCCGTCTTTCTCGCCCCGGGTGAGCTGCCCCGCTCCTGCCGGGCGGAGTTCTTCCGGCGCAGCAGCAAGCAGTGTCTGCGCCATCAGTCCGCCGCCGGGCGCACCAGTCTGCGCCATCTGCTCGTCCGACTCGGGGCGCGCCGCACCTTCCAGCTGCTGTGGGCGGTGGCCGGGCTCCGGCGGCGGATCAGGGACGTAGGCCGGTCGCTGCGCTCGGCAGCGCTGCGGCTGCACTACCGGCTGCAGTGCCACCGCCGGCTCGACCCCGCCCTGGCCGTGTTCAGCTCGCCCGGGCGTGAGGGGTATACGGGCGACCCTGCCGCCATCGAGGCCAAGGCCCGGGAGCTGGTGCCGGGCCTGCGTACCGCCTGGGTGGCCGACCCGGAGCACGCCGACACCCTGCCGCACGGGGTGCGGCCGCTGCACCCCGGCTCGGCCGCGTACTGGACGGCGCTGGCCCGCGCCACCTATCTGGTGACCGATGGCGAGGGGGAGCCCGGGCTGCGTAAGCGCCCCGGCCAGACCCTGTTGCAGACTCACCGGGGGACCCCGCTGGGGCGGATGGGGCTGGACCTCCAGGACCACCCGGTAACCGTCGCCGACCTGGACGTGCCCGGACTGCTGGAGCGCATCGACACCTGGGACTACAGCCTCTCCGGGAACCGCCACTCCACGCTGGCCTGGGAGCGCGCGTATCCAGGCGGCTATACGACCCTGGAGTACGGCGCACCGCGCAACGATGTGTTCCATACGGCCACCGCCAGCGATGTCGCCCGGGTACGGGCGGAGTTGGGGATTCCCGAAGGCACCACGGCCATTCTCTACGCCCCCGTCCACCGGGACTATCTGCGCGGCGGCCGCTCAGTGGGGCTGGCAGGGCTGAATCCGCGTCGGCTGGCCCGTGCGCTGGGGCCCGGCTTTGTGGTGCTCGACGCCGCCGCCCACCGCTCGCTGGCCCGGCTGTGCCTGGCCGCCGACGCGCTGATCACGGATTACGCACCCGTCATGTTCGACTACGCCAACCTCGACAGGCCCATCGTCATCCATGCCGAGGACTGGGAAACATACCGGACAACCCGGGGCACATACTTCGATCTGCCCAGCGCCCCGCCCGGCCCCGTCGCGCAGGACCTGCAGACCCTGGTCAGCATCTTCCGTAGCGGCGCCTGGCGCGCCCCGGGCGCCAGCGCGTTGCGGGCGGCCTTCCGGGCCCGCTTCTGCCCGTATGACGACGGGTTCGCGGCGGACCGGGCAGTCCGCGCGATCTTTATGGACGGCGCAGGTCTGGCGCCTGTGGTGCCGCTGGAGCTGCGCCGCCCGGCGCCCTCCCGGCCACGCGGCCGGGGCCGGGTGATTCCTCCCGCACAGCCTCGCGCCGGTGTCCGTCAACCCGTGCGCATGTGA
- a CDS encoding ABC transporter permease subunit, with protein MSVIRARPWVAACFLLPALLLLGALVVYPIGYSLYRSFFDAAGTGFVGLHNYGEIFTDDGILTAVKNNAIWVTVAPTVATVLGLIFAVLTERIRWGTAFKLIIFMPMAISMLAAGIIFRLVYEQNPDRGVANAVWVGVHDAFTDASAWPGARPRPDGELAGPSGGPFTTRSTVSATDPAHLPLVGVKPQDVADAAEAKAASPGTGDGVTGTVWLDFSRGGKGKPGVIDPGEKGLAGVEVEAVKDGRVVASAKTGEDGTYSLPPEARGAQLRLPAANFAAPYNGVDWLGPTLVTPAIIGSYIWMWAGFAMVLIAAGLAGVPRELLEAARVDGASEWQVFRKVTVPLLAPVLAVVLVTLMINVLKIFDLVFIIAPGATQENANVLALQLYLSSFGAGANQGVGSAIAVLLLLLVLPVMVFNVRRLRRETRR; from the coding sequence ATGTCGGTTATCCGAGCCCGCCCCTGGGTCGCCGCCTGCTTTCTCCTGCCAGCCCTGCTGCTGCTCGGCGCCCTCGTCGTCTATCCCATCGGGTACTCCCTCTACCGGAGCTTCTTTGACGCCGCCGGCACCGGCTTCGTCGGCCTGCACAACTACGGCGAGATCTTCACCGATGACGGCATCCTGACCGCGGTCAAGAACAACGCGATCTGGGTGACGGTCGCCCCCACCGTCGCTACCGTCCTTGGCCTGATCTTCGCGGTGCTGACCGAGCGGATCCGCTGGGGCACGGCGTTCAAGCTGATCATCTTTATGCCGATGGCGATCTCGATGCTGGCGGCCGGGATCATCTTCCGGCTGGTGTACGAGCAGAATCCGGACCGCGGTGTGGCCAACGCCGTATGGGTCGGCGTCCATGACGCCTTTACCGACGCTTCCGCCTGGCCTGGCGCACGGCCGCGCCCGGACGGGGAGCTGGCCGGACCCAGTGGCGGCCCGTTCACCACCCGGTCCACGGTCAGCGCGACCGATCCGGCCCATCTGCCGCTGGTGGGCGTCAAGCCGCAGGATGTGGCGGACGCCGCCGAGGCGAAGGCGGCCTCCCCCGGCACCGGCGACGGGGTCACCGGCACCGTCTGGCTGGACTTCAGCCGGGGCGGCAAGGGCAAGCCAGGTGTCATCGACCCCGGCGAGAAGGGCCTGGCCGGGGTGGAGGTCGAGGCGGTGAAGGACGGCAGGGTCGTCGCCTCGGCGAAGACCGGCGAGGATGGTACGTACTCCCTCCCGCCCGAAGCGCGGGGCGCCCAACTACGACTGCCCGCAGCCAACTTCGCCGCTCCCTACAACGGCGTCGACTGGCTCGGCCCGACCCTGGTCACCCCCGCCATCATCGGCTCGTATATCTGGATGTGGGCAGGCTTCGCGATGGTGCTGATCGCGGCGGGGCTGGCGGGCGTCCCGCGCGAGCTGCTGGAGGCGGCCCGGGTGGACGGGGCGAGTGAGTGGCAGGTCTTCCGCAAGGTGACGGTGCCCCTGCTGGCCCCGGTCCTCGCGGTGGTCCTCGTGACGCTGATGATCAATGTTCTGAAGATCTTCGACCTCGTCTTCATCATCGCCCCCGGCGCCACCCAGGAGAACGCCAACGTGCTCGCTCTCCAGCTCTATCTCTCCTCCTTCGGCGCTGGTGCGAACCAGGGCGTGGGCAGCGCGATCGCGGTTCTTCTGCTGCTGCTCGTACTGCCGGTCATGGTCTTCAATGTCCGGCGACTGCGCAGGGAGACCCGGCGATGA
- a CDS encoding ABC transporter substrate-binding protein, whose protein sequence is MRTSVRKTRNRTAIAVVLALSLTACGSEGNGDGGDGGNDPVTVQLPDLKGQKLQVAAVWTGPEQRNFRKVLDEFEKRTGAEVSFTPTGDNVATFIGSKIEGGAPPDIAMLPQVGVLHQFADKGWVKPVGKTTRSQLSKNFSQGWQDLGAHDGEQYGVYFKAANKSLIWYNTTAFENAGVSEPKTWKSFLETARTISDSGVAPVSVGGADGWTLTDWFENIYLSQAGPEKYDQLAEHEITWTDDSVKDALTALGKLFGENELLAGGRRGALQTEFPDSVTKTFSDLESPEAAMVFEGDFVGVNIADGTKAKIGEDAKVFPFPAVGKDSPVVSAGDVAVALKDNKGAHALMTFLASTDAARIWAEAGGFISPNKELDTAAYPNDVQRDIAEALIKAGDDFRFDMSDQAPAAFGGTKGQGMWKALQDFLKNPDNVAGAQRALESSAAKAYKN, encoded by the coding sequence ATGCGCACTTCAGTTCGTAAGACACGTAATCGCACCGCGATCGCCGTCGTGCTCGCGCTGTCCCTCACCGCCTGCGGCAGCGAGGGAAACGGCGACGGTGGTGACGGCGGCAATGATCCCGTTACCGTCCAACTGCCCGACCTCAAGGGGCAAAAGCTCCAGGTGGCGGCCGTCTGGACCGGCCCGGAACAGCGGAACTTCCGCAAAGTCCTCGACGAGTTCGAAAAGCGCACAGGCGCCGAGGTGAGCTTCACTCCCACGGGGGACAATGTGGCCACCTTCATCGGCTCAAAGATCGAGGGCGGCGCGCCCCCGGATATCGCGATGCTCCCGCAGGTCGGCGTCCTGCATCAGTTCGCCGACAAGGGCTGGGTCAAGCCGGTCGGTAAGACGACCCGGAGTCAGCTGAGCAAGAACTTCTCCCAGGGCTGGCAGGATCTCGGCGCACACGACGGCGAGCAGTACGGCGTGTACTTCAAGGCCGCCAACAAGTCGCTGATCTGGTACAACACCACGGCCTTCGAGAACGCGGGCGTGAGCGAGCCCAAGACCTGGAAGTCCTTTCTGGAGACCGCCCGCACGATCTCCGACTCCGGTGTCGCGCCGGTCTCCGTGGGTGGTGCGGACGGCTGGACGCTCACCGACTGGTTCGAGAACATCTATCTCTCCCAGGCCGGGCCCGAGAAGTACGACCAGCTCGCCGAGCATGAGATCACGTGGACGGACGATTCCGTCAAGGACGCCCTGACCGCCCTGGGCAAGCTCTTCGGTGAGAATGAACTGCTGGCCGGTGGCCGCCGAGGCGCACTGCAGACCGAGTTCCCGGACTCCGTCACCAAGACCTTCTCCGACCTTGAATCGCCGGAAGCCGCGATGGTCTTCGAAGGCGACTTCGTTGGCGTCAATATCGCCGACGGCACCAAGGCGAAGATCGGCGAGGACGCCAAGGTCTTCCCGTTCCCGGCGGTCGGCAAGGACTCCCCGGTGGTCAGCGCGGGCGACGTCGCTGTGGCGCTCAAGGACAACAAGGGCGCCCACGCCCTGATGACCTTCCTCGCCTCCACCGACGCCGCCAGGATCTGGGCCGAGGCGGGCGGTTTCATCTCGCCCAACAAGGAGCTGGACACCGCCGCCTACCCGAACGATGTACAGCGGGATATCGCCGAAGCCCTGATCAAGGCGGGCGACGACTTCCGCTTCGATATGTCCGACCAGGCCCCGGCGGCCTTCGGCGGTACGAAGGGCCAGGGCATGTGGAAGGCGCTGCAGGACTTCCTGAAGAACCCGGACAATGTCGCGGGCGCCCAGCGCGCCCTGGAGTCATCCGCGGCCAAGGCCTACAAGAACTGA